A DNA window from Mariprofundus aestuarium contains the following coding sequences:
- the efp gene encoding elongation factor P — MQINVTSVRVGNILEVDGGLWRVIKTNHVTPGKGVACMQLEMRNIETGNKTNKRFNSTERVERVVLSQRDMQYLYADADDYHFMDMETYEQITLSAEMLENALPYLLPEMMVQVEFHEERPLNVKLPQTVILEVVECDASIKGQTATSSYKPGRLETGAAIMVPPYLESGTRVKVNTENGEYVERA, encoded by the coding sequence ATGCAAATCAATGTAACCAGCGTACGCGTCGGAAATATTCTCGAGGTCGACGGCGGCCTGTGGCGCGTCATAAAAACGAATCATGTTACACCAGGTAAAGGTGTGGCCTGCATGCAGCTGGAGATGCGCAACATCGAAACAGGCAATAAAACCAACAAACGTTTCAACTCTACCGAACGCGTAGAGCGTGTTGTCCTCTCCCAGCGCGATATGCAGTACCTCTATGCCGATGCCGATGATTACCACTTCATGGACATGGAAACCTACGAGCAGATCACACTGAGTGCGGAGATGCTGGAGAATGCACTTCCCTACCTGCTGCCCGAGATGATGGTTCAGGTTGAGTTCCATGAAGAACGTCCACTGAACGTAAAGCTACCTCAGACTGTGATACTGGAAGTAGTGGAGTGTGACGCCTCGATCAAGGGTCAGACCGCAACCAGCTCCTACAAGCCGGGCCGTCTGGAGACAGGTGCTGCGATTATGGTTCCGCCCTATCTGGAATCAGGTACACGCGTGAAAGTGAATACTGAAAACGGTGAATACGTCGAACGCGCCTGA
- the dapA gene encoding 4-hydroxy-tetrahydrodipicolinate synthase has protein sequence MFHGTMTALVTPFSNGKIDEEAFRKHLERQVESGINGVIPVGTTGEAATLSFEEHKQVIRIAVDQVAGRVPVIAGTGSNNTAESIELTADAKAIGADAALLISPYYNKPTQEGIYRHYKAVADAVHLPQVIYNVPGRTNSNIEPETVGRLSHVTNIIGIKDATANMEQLAHTMAACDGRIEFYSGDDASVLPFMAMGGQGVISVVSNIVPKTMLALTGAMRRGDLENAHRAQFAMRELNRMLFVQSNPIPVKAACAALGWMSNELRLPLLPLDGELLNGLRQTMDSFEFEGERLELAES, from the coding sequence ATGTTCCATGGTACGATGACCGCACTGGTCACACCATTCTCGAACGGAAAGATTGATGAAGAGGCTTTTCGTAAGCATCTGGAGCGGCAGGTCGAATCCGGCATTAACGGTGTGATTCCGGTGGGTACCACCGGAGAGGCAGCAACTCTCTCCTTTGAAGAGCACAAGCAGGTCATCCGTATTGCCGTAGATCAGGTGGCTGGCCGTGTGCCGGTGATCGCAGGGACAGGAAGTAATAATACCGCTGAATCGATTGAGCTTACGGCAGATGCCAAGGCGATCGGTGCAGATGCAGCATTGTTGATTTCACCCTATTACAACAAGCCGACGCAGGAGGGCATCTATCGCCACTACAAGGCGGTTGCCGATGCTGTGCACCTGCCACAAGTGATCTACAATGTACCTGGGCGTACCAACTCCAATATCGAGCCTGAGACGGTGGGTAGGCTCTCCCATGTTACTAATATCATTGGCATCAAGGATGCCACGGCAAACATGGAACAGTTGGCCCACACCATGGCCGCCTGTGATGGACGTATTGAATTTTACTCAGGTGATGATGCTTCGGTGCTACCGTTTATGGCGATGGGTGGACAGGGCGTCATTTCCGTGGTTTCCAATATCGTGCCGAAAACCATGCTGGCGCTGACCGGTGCAATGCGCCGCGGTGATCTTGAAAATGCTCACCGGGCACAGTTTGCCATGCGCGAGTTGAACAGGATGCTCTTTGTTCAGTCCAATCCGATTCCGGTGAAGGCTGCATGTGCTGCCCTTGGCTGGATGAGCAATGAACTGCGTTTGCCGTTGTTGCCACTGGATGGTGAGTTGCTGAATGGCTTGCGCCAAACCATGGATTCCTTTGAATTCGAAGGCGAACGGTTGGAGCTTGCAGAAAGCTGA
- a CDS encoding ATP-binding protein: MQKAEASMSRLRLIFSFRRLVHSFAYFGATLAAIAVFVLVLMLAESAVYLLTGQPVSVWAMVIAAVSAAFGFAPLVQSMQRALDHLFFRHQLDTLAAIRQLGAGDLAQMPLQDIETALLERICKVSHRRYVALDERNRPDGEWYAFPANAPMIDAYPDEGVHEAYDLCLELPDATGDAYLWLGPRLDSWPMDSEERASLKSLARFAAMSLEHARLTHQQAEAARLDSLSRVTKQLHSHDLKNRLHDLSFLAHHLGSGKLDEEDVVRMLTAIRKVTGRMQTLMQRMNDPNAPVELTIKPVDLVEMLKRSVRDRLWPESITISDDYQILPAVAGDSDQLQGVFENLYDNAVQSMQRQGEIHIETRVVKNSANEEVAEVRVSDQGCGMTPEFLKNRLFRLFATSKSNGLGVGLYLSRRIVTAHGGNITAQSEGPGKGSTFIVQLPLWQSQLVE, translated from the coding sequence TTGCAGAAAGCTGAGGCCTCAATGTCACGTCTGCGCCTGATCTTCAGCTTCAGGCGGCTGGTGCACTCATTCGCCTATTTTGGTGCCACACTAGCGGCGATTGCTGTCTTCGTGCTGGTGCTGATGCTGGCAGAGTCTGCCGTTTATCTGCTTACGGGGCAGCCGGTATCGGTCTGGGCGATGGTGATTGCAGCTGTCTCCGCCGCCTTCGGCTTTGCGCCATTGGTGCAGTCGATGCAGCGCGCCCTTGATCACCTCTTTTTCCGCCATCAACTCGATACGCTGGCTGCCATTCGCCAGCTGGGGGCAGGGGATCTTGCGCAGATGCCGCTTCAGGATATTGAAACAGCGCTGCTGGAGCGAATCTGCAAGGTGAGCCACCGCCGCTATGTGGCACTCGATGAGCGCAATAGGCCGGATGGTGAGTGGTACGCTTTTCCCGCCAATGCACCGATGATTGATGCATATCCTGACGAGGGTGTGCATGAGGCATATGACCTCTGTCTGGAACTGCCAGATGCCACGGGCGATGCCTATCTCTGGCTCGGGCCGAGGCTGGATAGCTGGCCGATGGACAGTGAAGAGCGAGCCAGCCTTAAGAGTCTGGCGAGGTTTGCAGCCATGAGCCTGGAGCATGCACGCCTGACCCATCAGCAGGCGGAGGCGGCAAGGCTCGATTCGCTCTCGCGCGTTACCAAACAGCTGCACTCCCATGATCTGAAGAACCGTCTGCACGATCTCTCATTCCTAGCCCATCATCTGGGATCGGGCAAACTGGATGAGGAGGATGTGGTGCGGATGTTGACTGCGATCCGCAAGGTGACAGGGAGGATGCAGACGCTGATGCAACGCATGAATGATCCCAATGCGCCGGTTGAGCTGACCATAAAACCGGTTGATCTTGTTGAGATGCTTAAGCGGAGTGTTCGCGATCGCCTCTGGCCCGAATCAATCACGATTTCAGATGACTATCAGATACTGCCTGCAGTGGCAGGTGACAGCGATCAGCTGCAGGGGGTGTTTGAGAACCTCTATGATAACGCTGTGCAGTCGATGCAGCGACAGGGTGAAATCCACATTGAGACCAGGGTTGTGAAAAACAGCGCCAATGAAGAGGTAGCTGAGGTGCGGGTGAGCGATCAGGGCTGCGGTATGACGCCGGAGTTCCTGAAAAACCGTTTGTTCAGGCTCTTTGCCACCAGTAAGAGCAACGGACTGGGTGTTGGGCTCTATCTCTCACGCAGGATCGTAACAGCCCATGGCGGAAACATTACGGCACAAAGCGAAGGGCCGGGCAAAGGTTCCACCTTCATCGTACAGCTGCCGCTGTGGCAGAGTCAGCTTGTGGAATGA
- a CDS encoding sigma-54-dependent transcriptional regulator, with the protein MKQTVLVVDDNDINRLNLKLLLKESYQILEAGDLERADEMLSGHRVDLVVLDLALPPEPDNPEIGMGYLKRLRAESPDTPVVVITGHDERAFAVRAQEMGALDFFGKPFDPDEVKNTIDRSMETSWKVMREQEMERALQSQVNTEILGQSEVMCQLRQLIDQVASAPSTVLVRGETGTGKELVARKLHAASNRSEQPFIAINCAAMSAEMLESELFGYEMGAFSGAGKRKLGWFERASGGTLFLDEVAGLPLPVQAKLLRVLESGEFSRLGGEAILRSDVRLICSTREDLEGNVADGSFRDDLYYRIHVVEVVVPPLRDHIDDLPELSDAILLRKAAMCGKRMDGFSDDVLEQMSRYSWPGNVRELENVIERAVVLAEGDLVESIPSLVGPQFVPGDVDPLQLWFQQLPETGIRAEKAVAEFERQLVEAALERNHHIKARAGRWLGFGDRAKDKMRYLCDKYDIEVQEGL; encoded by the coding sequence ATGAAGCAAACGGTACTGGTAGTTGATGATAACGATATCAATCGTCTGAATCTGAAGCTGCTGCTGAAAGAGTCCTACCAGATTCTGGAGGCAGGTGACCTAGAAAGAGCGGATGAGATGCTCTCTGGCCACAGGGTAGACCTGGTGGTGCTCGATCTGGCGTTACCCCCTGAGCCGGACAACCCGGAAATCGGCATGGGCTATCTCAAACGCTTAAGGGCTGAAAGCCCGGATACGCCGGTGGTGGTGATTACCGGCCATGATGAACGTGCATTTGCAGTGCGGGCGCAGGAGATGGGAGCTTTAGACTTTTTCGGCAAGCCATTTGATCCGGATGAAGTGAAAAACACCATTGATCGAAGTATGGAGACAAGCTGGAAGGTCATGCGCGAGCAGGAGATGGAACGCGCACTTCAGAGTCAGGTGAATACGGAGATATTAGGTCAATCCGAAGTGATGTGCCAGTTAAGGCAGCTGATTGATCAGGTGGCATCCGCTCCATCCACGGTTCTGGTTCGTGGTGAAACGGGCACGGGAAAGGAGCTGGTCGCCCGTAAATTGCATGCTGCAAGCAATCGTTCAGAACAACCGTTTATCGCGATTAACTGTGCGGCAATGAGCGCGGAGATGCTGGAGTCTGAGCTGTTTGGCTATGAGATGGGGGCATTTTCTGGGGCGGGCAAGCGTAAGCTGGGCTGGTTTGAGAGAGCCAGTGGCGGCACGCTGTTTCTTGATGAGGTCGCAGGCCTGCCGCTGCCGGTGCAGGCTAAACTGCTTCGCGTGCTGGAGTCGGGTGAGTTTTCGCGTCTTGGCGGTGAGGCTATTCTACGGTCTGATGTGCGCCTGATCTGCTCTACACGCGAGGATTTGGAGGGGAATGTTGCGGACGGTTCGTTTCGCGATGACCTCTACTACCGCATCCATGTGGTGGAGGTCGTGGTGCCGCCTCTTCGGGATCATATCGATGATCTGCCTGAGCTGTCCGATGCGATCCTGTTGCGCAAGGCGGCGATGTGCGGCAAGCGCATGGATGGTTTTTCCGATGATGTACTTGAGCAGATGTCCCGCTACAGCTGGCCGGGCAATGTTCGGGAGCTGGAAAACGTGATCGAGCGTGCCGTGGTTCTGGCAGAGGGAGATCTGGTTGAATCGATACCCTCACTTGTCGGTCCGCAGTTTGTTCCCGGGGATGTTGATCCGTTGCAACTCTGGTTTCAGCAGCTGCCGGAGACAGGCATTCGTGCTGAGAAAGCCGTGGCTGAATTTGAACGCCAGCTTGTTGAGGCGGCACTGGAGCGAAACCATCACATTAAAGCTAGGGCAGGACGCTGGCTCGGCTTTGGTGATCGCGCCAAGGACAAAATGCGTTACCTTTGCGATAAGTATGACATCGAGGTTCAGGAGGGTTTATGA
- a CDS encoding ABC transporter substrate-binding protein — protein MRRFFTLFILLLMPLGWAFSVSAHEDDLETVGLHLKWKHQFQFAGYYAAIEKGYYADEGLSVELIEGGPDKNPVRELLEGHAQYAVGNASALLDRAEGNPVVVLASVFQHTAQVIYTRPDINSPEELRGKRIVMLQDGRRELEAFALLKKFDINKADFVLRPDGTPEDLVSGKVDAWPGYSSNEAYQFKQNRVGYRMFRPQDYGLDIYGDTLLTTEMELQENPQRADAFHRATIKGWEYALNHVDEMIELIKTKYDSQQKSRDYLKFEADVIGDLMIPNVIPIGLSNLKRWQRIATEFEALGYPVGQVEWKMFIYQPKPTLAHLLDHHVYPYRYWIGMALLITLVLTLYAFNRQLLRGISSRTAELEALSVEYRDILDQMQDTYYRVDTEGKLLWVSASVKNHLGYDRESLVGNYSTGLYFEKDGRKKHLQAIAESGGKVEHYELCLRHKDGTPFWTESNSQYVFDENRKVIGVEGNLRDINARKQAQLENEELTSQLQQAQKMESIGVLAGGIAHDFNNLLAAVMGNAELALLDAPEHGEMRHFLAQIFKASRKGADLVRQLLAYSGQGRFAMGEQNLNTLIAEVSDLLGTVIGKKIQLEMELEDGLANINGDKNQLTQMLMNLMTNAAESMSGSPGTISLHTGSVNLTQSDFARMYLNDDLQDGAFVFIEVRDSGCGMDRHTQKRIFDPFFTTKETGSGLGLAALLGIVRSHGGALTLDSEPGRGSCFTIYLPALESTVYKPAETALIQPESLKGLSGVVLLVDDEAQVRDVATRILEREGMSVISAADGKEGLALFRKHADEISLVLLDLTMPIMDGEQAFRLMHAYRPEIPVLLSSGFSESQAATDLSQQGLAGFVRKPYTRNTLLQAVIESGEISKAS, from the coding sequence ATGAGGCGATTTTTTACACTTTTTATTCTTTTGTTGATGCCGCTGGGGTGGGCGTTTTCTGTTTCTGCCCATGAGGATGACCTTGAGACTGTCGGGTTACACCTGAAATGGAAGCACCAGTTCCAGTTTGCCGGTTATTATGCGGCCATTGAGAAGGGCTATTATGCCGATGAAGGGCTGAGCGTTGAACTCATTGAGGGTGGCCCTGACAAGAATCCGGTCAGGGAATTGCTGGAAGGGCATGCTCAATATGCCGTCGGTAATGCCAGTGCCCTTCTAGACAGGGCTGAGGGCAATCCAGTCGTTGTTCTGGCCTCTGTTTTTCAACACACAGCGCAGGTGATCTATACGCGTCCTGATATCAACTCCCCTGAAGAGTTGCGGGGCAAGCGGATTGTTATGCTTCAAGACGGACGGCGTGAGCTTGAGGCTTTTGCACTACTGAAAAAGTTTGATATCAACAAAGCGGATTTTGTTCTCCGGCCAGATGGGACTCCTGAAGACCTTGTTTCCGGCAAGGTAGATGCATGGCCCGGTTATAGCAGTAATGAGGCTTATCAGTTTAAGCAGAACAGGGTGGGCTATCGAATGTTCAGGCCTCAGGACTATGGTCTAGATATTTACGGCGATACGCTGCTGACAACGGAAATGGAGCTGCAGGAGAACCCGCAGCGCGCAGATGCTTTCCATCGCGCAACGATCAAGGGATGGGAGTATGCCCTGAATCATGTCGATGAAATGATTGAACTGATCAAGACGAAATATGACAGCCAGCAGAAGTCGCGTGATTACCTGAAATTTGAGGCTGATGTCATTGGCGACCTGATGATTCCGAATGTCATCCCGATTGGCCTTTCAAATTTGAAACGCTGGCAGCGAATTGCCACTGAATTTGAAGCGTTGGGTTACCCCGTGGGTCAGGTGGAGTGGAAGATGTTTATCTACCAGCCCAAGCCAACATTGGCGCACCTTCTTGATCACCATGTCTACCCCTATCGTTATTGGATTGGTATGGCGCTACTTATCACCCTAGTTCTTACCCTCTATGCATTCAACCGGCAACTGCTCCGTGGTATTTCAAGTCGTACGGCGGAGCTGGAGGCGCTCTCAGTCGAGTACAGGGATATCCTCGATCAAATGCAGGATACCTACTATCGCGTCGACACCGAGGGTAAGTTGCTCTGGGTATCAGCCTCTGTTAAAAATCACTTGGGCTATGATCGGGAGTCGCTGGTTGGGAATTATTCTACGGGGCTTTATTTTGAAAAAGATGGACGTAAGAAGCACCTGCAGGCTATTGCCGAAAGTGGCGGAAAAGTCGAACACTATGAGCTCTGCCTGAGGCACAAGGATGGAACTCCCTTCTGGACAGAATCCAACTCCCAGTATGTGTTTGATGAGAACCGAAAAGTCATCGGCGTAGAGGGGAATCTTCGTGATATCAATGCGCGCAAGCAGGCACAACTGGAGAACGAGGAGCTGACGAGCCAGCTGCAGCAGGCGCAGAAGATGGAGAGTATCGGTGTGCTGGCCGGGGGGATTGCGCATGATTTTAACAACCTTTTGGCGGCAGTAATGGGTAATGCCGAGCTAGCCTTGCTGGATGCGCCCGAGCATGGCGAGATGCGCCATTTCCTAGCGCAGATATTCAAGGCTTCGAGGAAGGGCGCTGATTTGGTGCGTCAGTTGCTCGCCTATTCGGGGCAGGGGCGATTTGCGATGGGAGAGCAGAACCTCAACACATTGATTGCTGAGGTTTCAGATCTTCTCGGTACGGTGATCGGCAAAAAAATTCAATTGGAGATGGAACTGGAGGATGGGCTTGCAAACATCAACGGTGATAAGAATCAGCTTACCCAGATGCTTATGAACCTGATGACCAATGCCGCCGAATCCATGAGTGGTAGCCCCGGCACCATCAGTCTGCATACAGGTAGCGTGAACCTGACCCAGTCGGATTTCGCTCGTATGTATCTTAACGATGACCTGCAGGATGGGGCGTTTGTATTTATTGAAGTGCGGGATAGTGGCTGTGGAATGGACAGACACACGCAGAAGCGGATTTTTGACCCCTTCTTTACCACCAAGGAGACCGGAAGCGGCCTTGGGCTGGCCGCTCTACTCGGCATTGTCCGCAGCCATGGCGGTGCTCTGACGCTTGATAGTGAGCCGGGGCGTGGTTCCTGCTTTACAATTTACCTTCCAGCCCTTGAAAGCACTGTTTATAAACCTGCTGAAACAGCACTCATCCAGCCCGAATCCCTAAAGGGTTTATCCGGTGTTGTATTGCTGGTGGATGATGAGGCGCAGGTACGCGATGTAGCCACCCGTATTCTGGAGCGGGAAGGGATGTCTGTGATCAGTGCTGCTGATGGGAAGGAGGGGCTGGCCCTGTTCCGTAAGCATGCCGATGAGATTAGCTTGGTACTGCTTGATCTGACCATGCCGATCATGGATGGGGAGCAGGCATTTCGCCTGATGCATGCGTATCGACCGGAGATTCCGGTTCTTCTCAGTAGTGGCTTCTCGGAATCCCAGGCTGCTACAGACCTGAGCCAGCAGGGGCTGGCAGGCTTTGTAAGGAAACCCTATACCCGAAATACATTGTTACAGGCCGTTATCGAATCTGGCGAGATCTCAAAGGCTTCCTGA
- the clpB gene encoding ATP-dependent chaperone ClpB → MDMNRMTQKVSEAIASAQTLATRLSHQEVDGEHLLAELLAQADGLAPRLIEKCGLSIDVIKAKVEKSLSKRPKVTLGSTQANTLYITPRLQQLFIHAESEAKQLQDDYISVEHLLLAFIAEGDATDAGKAFREVGITRDAFMQALEKVRGHQRVTSDAPESQYEALKKYGVDLVEMAKRGKLDPVIGRDTEIRSVIRILSRKTKNNPVLIGEPGVGKTAIAEGLAQRIVSGDVPEGLKDRNLFSLDMAALMAGAKYRGEFEERLKAVLKEIKESEGRTLLFIDELHTIVGAGKTEGSSDAGNMLKPMLARGELHCIGATTLDEYRRYIEKDAALERRFQPIIVDAPNVEDTISILRGLRERFELHHGVHIADASLVAAATLSDRYISDRFLPDKAIDLVDEACASIRTEMDSMPAELDEITRKTMRLEIEETALKKEKDASSQERLKSLRKELANLQDRRDVMRSQWEKEKGAISLVQSLREKIEKTRLEIEAAERRYELEKVATLRYGTLPDLEKELAEVEQQASAHRSILREEVSEEEIAEVVARWTGIPVTRLLEGEREKLLKLESVLHERVIGQDEAVKAVADAVLRARAGIRDRHRPIGSFLFLGPTGVGKTELARTLARSLFDAEENMVRIDMSEYMEKHTVSRLVGAPPGYVGFEEGGQLTEAVRRKPYCVLLLDEVEKAHPDVFNILLQLLDDGRLTDSHGRTVNFQNTIIIMTSNIGSEYLLDGIDLHGVISDSARAQVMAALRGHFRPEFLNRVDDTVLFQPLSEAAIAEVVALFLSELQARLHDQQITLEVTKAATAWLVSEGYDPVYGARPLKRFIQQHLETPVARLLIAGEVLPGGSITVDVDGGVLTVKNRP, encoded by the coding sequence ATGGATATGAACAGGATGACGCAAAAAGTAAGCGAGGCTATCGCATCAGCGCAGACACTGGCTACCCGCCTGTCGCACCAGGAGGTCGATGGTGAACACCTGCTGGCTGAGCTGCTGGCGCAAGCTGATGGCCTGGCCCCACGGTTGATCGAGAAGTGTGGCCTCTCCATTGATGTCATCAAAGCAAAGGTTGAGAAGTCGCTCTCAAAACGGCCAAAGGTGACGCTTGGTTCTACGCAGGCCAACACCCTCTATATCACCCCGCGTCTTCAGCAGCTCTTTATCCATGCCGAGAGTGAAGCGAAACAGCTTCAGGATGATTATATCTCGGTCGAACATCTGCTGCTCGCTTTTATCGCAGAGGGTGATGCAACAGATGCTGGCAAGGCATTTAGGGAGGTTGGCATTACCCGTGATGCTTTCATGCAGGCACTGGAGAAGGTGCGTGGCCATCAGCGGGTCACCAGCGATGCTCCTGAATCACAGTACGAAGCCCTGAAGAAATATGGTGTCGACTTAGTTGAGATGGCCAAGCGCGGCAAGCTTGATCCGGTGATCGGCCGTGATACGGAGATTCGTTCTGTGATCCGTATCCTTTCCCGCAAAACCAAAAATAACCCGGTACTGATCGGCGAACCCGGCGTCGGTAAAACTGCAATTGCCGAGGGGCTTGCTCAGCGTATCGTTTCCGGAGATGTGCCGGAAGGGCTGAAGGATCGCAACCTCTTCTCACTCGATATGGCCGCGCTGATGGCCGGTGCGAAATACCGTGGTGAGTTCGAGGAGCGCTTAAAGGCGGTACTCAAAGAGATCAAGGAGTCGGAAGGGCGTACGCTGCTCTTTATCGACGAGCTGCATACGATTGTTGGTGCAGGTAAAACCGAGGGTAGTTCTGATGCTGGCAATATGCTCAAGCCGATGCTGGCGCGCGGTGAGCTGCACTGTATAGGTGCGACCACACTGGATGAATACCGCCGCTATATTGAAAAGGATGCAGCCCTTGAGCGGCGTTTCCAGCCGATCATTGTCGATGCTCCCAATGTCGAGGATACCATCTCAATCCTGAGGGGGTTGCGCGAACGATTCGAACTTCATCACGGTGTACACATCGCGGATGCTTCACTGGTGGCGGCGGCCACCCTCTCCGATCGCTATATATCTGATCGTTTCCTGCCCGATAAGGCGATTGATCTGGTCGATGAGGCGTGCGCTTCGATTCGTACCGAGATGGACTCAATGCCGGCCGAGCTGGATGAGATCACCCGCAAGACAATGCGCCTAGAGATTGAGGAAACGGCACTCAAAAAAGAGAAGGATGCTTCAAGCCAGGAGCGATTGAAGAGCCTGCGCAAGGAGCTGGCCAATCTACAGGATAGGCGCGATGTGATGCGGTCGCAGTGGGAGAAGGAGAAGGGGGCGATCAGTCTGGTCCAGTCATTGCGTGAGAAGATCGAGAAAACCCGACTGGAGATCGAAGCTGCCGAGCGCAGGTATGAGCTGGAGAAGGTGGCTACACTGCGCTACGGCACCTTGCCTGACCTGGAGAAGGAGCTGGCAGAAGTGGAGCAGCAGGCCAGCGCTCATCGCAGTATACTGCGCGAGGAGGTGAGCGAGGAGGAGATTGCCGAAGTGGTGGCGCGCTGGACCGGCATTCCGGTAACGCGCCTGCTGGAAGGTGAACGCGAAAAACTTCTCAAGCTCGAGTCGGTTCTGCATGAGCGGGTGATCGGGCAGGACGAGGCGGTGAAGGCTGTAGCTGATGCAGTGCTGCGTGCACGCGCCGGCATCCGTGATCGCCATCGCCCGATTGGATCGTTTCTTTTCCTAGGCCCTACCGGTGTCGGTAAAACCGAGCTTGCGCGCACCCTTGCCCGCTCCCTGTTTGATGCCGAGGAGAATATGGTGCGTATCGACATGTCCGAATATATGGAGAAGCATACCGTCTCAAGGCTGGTCGGAGCGCCTCCGGGGTATGTCGGTTTTGAAGAGGGCGGGCAGCTGACCGAAGCGGTACGGCGCAAACCCTACTGCGTACTGCTACTCGATGAAGTGGAGAAGGCGCATCCGGATGTGTTCAACATCCTGTTGCAACTGCTTGATGACGGCCGACTGACCGACAGTCACGGGCGTACCGTCAATTTCCAGAATACAATTATTATTATGACCAGCAATATCGGGTCGGAATACCTGCTTGATGGTATTGATCTCCATGGTGTGATCAGTGATTCGGCCCGGGCGCAGGTGATGGCAGCACTGCGTGGCCACTTCCGCCCCGAGTTTCTTAACCGGGTGGATGATACGGTCCTCTTTCAGCCGCTTAGCGAAGCAGCGATTGCCGAGGTGGTGGCGCTGTTCCTTTCTGAACTGCAGGCACGCCTGCATGACCAGCAGATTACACTTGAGGTAACAAAAGCTGCTACAGCATGGCTGGTCAGTGAGGGTTATGATCCCGTCTACGGCGCACGGCCACTGAAACGCTTTATCCAGCAGCACCTGGAGACACCAGTGGCACGGCTGCTGATCGCGGGTGAGGTGCTGCCCGGCGGCAGCATCACGGTTGATGTGGATGGCGGCGTATTAACCGTGAAAAACAGGCCTTAG
- a CDS encoding c-type cytochrome: MKKALMIAAAAAFVMGGMAATADASALGKCKACHKLDSADKKVGPGLKGIAGKTQGSLEGFKYGSYLKAQNAAGAVWDDAALEAWVCGSKDVAKAAHGKSKMPNQKVCGDDAKAAVAELKAL; the protein is encoded by the coding sequence ATGAAAAAAGCACTAATGATCGCAGCTGCAGCTGCATTCGTAATGGGCGGCATGGCAGCTACTGCTGATGCAAGCGCTCTGGGCAAGTGTAAAGCTTGTCACAAACTGGATTCTGCTGACAAAAAAGTTGGCCCAGGCCTGAAAGGCATTGCTGGCAAGACTCAGGGTTCTTTGGAAGGCTTCAAGTATGGTTCATACCTGAAAGCCCAGAACGCTGCTGGCGCAGTATGGGACGACGCAGCTCTGGAAGCATGGGTATGTGGTTCTAAAGACGTTGCCAAGGCTGCACACGGCAAGTCCAAGATGCCTAACCAGAAAGTATGTGGTGATGATGCCAAGGCTGCTGTTGCTGAGCTGAAAGCTCTGTAA
- a CDS encoding DUF2846 domain-containing protein: MKGVRSISRAITIGLILLSAGCVSLGAKFQPVELTDQSKALVVIYRPADLCNLTDPLYFLANGEDVVILGNGAYSSVLAKPGLYIIEVKNMLTRYTQFDQGKEIFEFEAGQTYYIKYHRICKLFAADINFVDAIEKEVAHKELGKMGYAKPIIKSLSNPKSY; this comes from the coding sequence ATGAAAGGTGTTCGCTCCATATCCAGAGCCATTACCATCGGCCTCATCCTGTTGAGTGCAGGCTGCGTCTCACTCGGGGCGAAGTTTCAACCTGTAGAGCTGACTGATCAGAGCAAGGCACTGGTTGTCATTTACCGGCCAGCCGATCTCTGCAACCTGACCGACCCACTCTATTTCCTGGCGAACGGCGAAGATGTCGTCATTCTCGGTAACGGTGCCTACAGCTCCGTTCTTGCAAAACCCGGCCTGTATATCATCGAAGTCAAGAATATGCTGACCCGCTATACGCAATTCGACCAGGGAAAAGAGATTTTTGAGTTCGAGGCAGGACAAACCTACTACATCAAGTATCACCGCATCTGTAAACTGTTCGCCGCAGATATCAATTTTGTTGATGCGATTGAAAAAGAGGTTGCCCACAAAGAGTTGGGGAAGATGGGCTATGCAAAGCCGATCATTAAATCACTCTCAAATCCGAAAAGCTATTAA